The proteins below come from a single Candidatus Cloacimonas sp. genomic window:
- a CDS encoding bifunctional 5,10-methylenetetrahydrofolate dehydrogenase/5,10-methenyltetrahydrofolate cyclohydrolase — protein MEKVLTGKPVAKLINQVCRELIAHYELQPNMQLIQVGSDPASSYYVQSIINSGKKLGCNCTLQNLPANITENELLAILSSANNDSEIHGIMLQKPLPSHLKDSTINFALHPDKDLDCLHPLNLGKIISEEDGFLPCTPAAVLFCMLYYGIKPQGKNTVILGRSNVVGKPLANILLWKKPFANATVTVCHSKTDNLSDIVHNADILISAIGKENFVTPSMIKENVVILDVGINEIISPNGALAYVGDVDYNLCLDKALGITPVPGGIGVITTSVLFLNLVKACLEQRNIHKTIDEYLDLIFKEK, from the coding sequence ATGGAAAAAGTATTAACCGGAAAACCGGTTGCCAAACTAATTAACCAAGTATGCCGAGAACTAATCGCTCATTATGAATTACAGCCAAATATGCAACTAATTCAAGTAGGCAGTGATCCTGCTTCCAGCTATTATGTGCAAAGTATCATCAATAGTGGTAAAAAGCTTGGCTGCAACTGCACACTGCAAAATTTGCCCGCTAATATTACGGAAAATGAGTTGTTGGCTATTTTGAGTTCCGCTAATAATGATTCCGAAATTCACGGTATAATGCTACAAAAACCACTGCCCTCGCATCTCAAGGACAGCACCATAAATTTTGCCCTCCATCCGGATAAAGATCTGGATTGTTTACATCCTCTTAATCTGGGTAAAATTATCAGTGAAGAAGATGGTTTTTTACCTTGCACGCCAGCTGCGGTGCTTTTTTGTATGCTCTATTATGGAATAAAACCGCAAGGTAAAAATACAGTGATTTTAGGACGCAGTAATGTAGTGGGAAAACCCTTGGCAAATATTTTACTGTGGAAAAAACCCTTTGCAAATGCTACGGTAACCGTGTGTCACAGTAAAACAGATAACCTTAGCGATATTGTCCATAATGCAGATATCCTCATTTCAGCCATTGGGAAGGAAAATTTTGTAACTCCTTCGATGATAAAAGAAAATGTAGTTATCTTGGATGTAGGTATTAATGAAATAATATCTCCCAACGGCGCACTTGCTTATGTTGGAGATGTTGATTATAACTTATGCCTGGATAAGGCATTAGGCATAACTCCTGTCCCAGGGGGAATTGGCGTAATTACTACTTCAGTTTTATTTTTAAATTTGGTTAAGGCATGCCTTGAACAAAGAAATATACACAAAACTATTGACGAATATCTTGACTTGATTTTTAAGGAAAAATAA
- a CDS encoding TIGR00282 family metallophosphoesterase, whose amino-acid sequence MKVLFFGDVYGKAGRQTVQLALPTLKEEFNPDFIIANGENIADGKGVTEKTLSQLFSYGIDAVTGGNHLWDRNEAIEYIRSQNRIVKPLNYPEYAPGNPFLILVKGNLRLGIICLCGQLLMPPCDNPFNALDKFIKTNYNEDGEQKGVYTLPFPVILDFHTETTSEKRAMGWFADGKLSAVLGTHTHIQTADEEILPAGTAYITDVGMTGSHDSVIGVKKEIIVDKFRTSIPIRYESSDSGLQVNAVVLEINSETGLATKITRVRRTLE is encoded by the coding sequence ATGAAAGTTCTATTCTTTGGTGATGTATATGGAAAAGCCGGTCGCCAGACCGTTCAGCTGGCTCTTCCTACTCTCAAAGAAGAATTTAACCCCGATTTTATCATTGCCAATGGTGAGAATATAGCCGATGGAAAAGGAGTTACGGAAAAAACACTTTCCCAGCTTTTCAGTTACGGAATTGATGCCGTTACGGGAGGTAATCATCTTTGGGATAGAAACGAAGCCATTGAATATATCCGCAGTCAAAATAGAATAGTAAAACCTTTGAACTATCCTGAGTATGCTCCGGGCAATCCTTTTCTGATCTTGGTTAAAGGTAATCTACGATTAGGTATAATCTGCCTTTGTGGTCAGTTACTTATGCCTCCTTGTGATAATCCTTTCAATGCATTGGATAAATTCATAAAAACCAATTATAATGAAGATGGTGAACAGAAAGGCGTTTATACATTACCATTCCCCGTTATCCTGGATTTTCATACTGAAACGACCAGTGAAAAAAGAGCCATGGGTTGGTTTGCGGATGGCAAATTAAGCGCTGTTTTAGGAACTCATACCCATATTCAAACAGCCGATGAAGAAATTTTACCGGCAGGGACAGCATATATAACCGATGTAGGTATGACTGGCTCTCATGATAGCGTAATCGGAGTTAAAAAAGAAATTATTGTTGATAAATTCAGAACCTCCATTCCCATCCGTTATGAATCTTCCGATAGTGGTTTACAGGTAAATGCCGTTGTTCTGGAAATCAATTCAGAAACCGGCTTGGCAACAAAGATAACCCGCGTGAGAAGAACTTTAGAGTAA
- the rny gene encoding ribonuclease Y, translated as MTIDPIIALIIGVAIGFAIALIIYLVKRNTTFKLISRSTKIAEELERNAKIEAENAKKAALLEAREEWFKQKRILDDEIKERQKELRIQEKKYNERLSSLDKRLDSLDKKENNLTEQEKKLKAKEEEILNKKNEFEAIIAQQKTKLAEIAGLSREEAIARLREELISQARQVAANDARLTIEQLKLDAGKKAAEILSTAIQRMAVDYVSETTVSVVSLPSDEMKGRIIGREGRNIRTFEKVSGVDLIIDDTPEAVVLSCFDPVRREIARLSLEKLIADGRIHPGRIEEVVAKTTKEMEENLIKIGEKAVLETNIHNISPNLIKVLGRLHYRTSYGQNVLQHSIESAWICGILAVELGLDQELARRAGLLHDIGKAIDHEFDGSHAIIGANLARKNGEGKIIVNAIEAHHEEVEPISVYAALTQASDAISGARPGARREMLETYMQRLAKLEEIANNVEGVSKCYAIQAGRELRIIVEPSLVDENQTTLLATEIAANIEKEVQYPGQIKVTVIRETRQMAMAK; from the coding sequence TTTATTTAGTTAAGCGTAACACTACTTTTAAACTGATCTCCCGATCAACTAAAATAGCCGAAGAACTGGAAAGAAATGCTAAAATTGAAGCGGAAAACGCTAAAAAAGCCGCTCTGCTGGAAGCTCGGGAAGAATGGTTTAAACAAAAACGCATCCTTGATGACGAAATTAAGGAACGCCAAAAAGAACTGCGCATCCAAGAGAAAAAATATAACGAACGCTTAAGTAGCTTGGATAAACGCCTTGATTCACTCGATAAAAAAGAAAACAACCTCACAGAACAAGAAAAGAAATTGAAAGCCAAAGAAGAAGAAATACTGAACAAAAAGAACGAATTTGAGGCAATCATCGCTCAACAAAAAACCAAATTGGCTGAAATTGCGGGACTTTCACGCGAAGAAGCAATTGCCCGTTTGCGAGAAGAATTGATTTCACAAGCAAGACAGGTAGCAGCTAATGATGCTCGTCTCACTATTGAGCAATTGAAACTTGACGCAGGAAAAAAAGCTGCGGAAATTCTTTCCACTGCCATCCAAAGAATGGCTGTGGATTATGTTTCAGAAACCACTGTCTCAGTAGTTTCCCTGCCATCAGATGAAATGAAAGGACGCATAATTGGACGCGAAGGCAGAAATATCCGAACTTTTGAAAAGGTCTCAGGGGTAGATTTAATTATTGACGATACTCCCGAAGCCGTAGTTCTTAGCTGCTTTGATCCTGTCCGAAGAGAAATTGCCAGATTGTCTTTGGAAAAACTGATTGCCGATGGCAGAATCCATCCTGGACGCATTGAAGAAGTAGTTGCCAAAACTACAAAAGAAATGGAAGAAAACCTAATAAAAATAGGTGAAAAAGCAGTGTTGGAAACTAACATCCACAATATATCACCAAACCTGATTAAGGTTCTGGGACGTTTACATTATCGCACCAGCTATGGACAAAATGTATTGCAACATTCCATAGAATCCGCCTGGATATGTGGAATTCTTGCAGTTGAACTTGGTTTGGATCAAGAACTTGCGCGTAGGGCAGGTCTATTACATGATATCGGAAAAGCCATAGACCATGAATTTGACGGCTCCCATGCAATCATCGGAGCCAATTTAGCCCGCAAAAACGGAGAGGGAAAAATAATCGTAAACGCTATAGAGGCACACCATGAAGAAGTTGAACCCATATCAGTTTATGCTGCTTTAACTCAAGCTTCGGATGCAATTTCAGGTGCCAGACCGGGTGCTCGCAGAGAAATGTTGGAGACCTATATGCAGCGATTAGCCAAGCTGGAAGAAATAGCAAATAATGTTGAAGGCGTCAGCAAATGCTATGCCATACAGGCAGGCAGAGAATTACGCATAATTGTTGAGCCCTCTTTGGTAGATGAAAATCAAACAACCCTCTTGGCTACTGAAATTGCCGCCAATATAGAAAAAGAAGTTCAATATCCTGGTCAGATTAAAGTTACGGTGATCAGAGAAACCAGACAAATGGCTATGGCGAAATAA